From the Manis pentadactyla isolate mManPen7 chromosome 7, mManPen7.hap1, whole genome shotgun sequence genome, one window contains:
- the CNOT7 gene encoding CCR4-NOT transcription complex subunit 7 isoform X1: MPAATVDHSQRICEVWACNLDEEMKKIRQVIRKYNYVAMDTEFPGVVARPIGEFRSNADYQYQLLRCNVDLLKIIQLGLTFMNEQGEYPPGTSTWQFNFKFNLTEDMYAQDSIELLTTSGIQFKKHEEEGIETQYFAELLMTSGVVLCEGVKWLSFHSGYDFGYLIKILTNSNLPEEELDFFEILRLFFPVIYDVKYLMKSCKNLKGGLQEVAEQLELERIGPQHQAGSDSLLTGMAFFKMREMFFEDHIDDAKYCGHLYGLGSGSSYVQNGTGNAYEEEANKQS; encoded by the exons ATGCCAGCAGCAACTGTAGATCATAGCCAAAGAATTTGTGAAGTTTGGGCTTGCAACCTGGATGAAGAGATGAAGAAAATTCGTCAGGTTATCCGAAAATATAATTATGTTGCTATG GACACCGAGTTTCCAGGTGTGGTTGCAAGACCCATTGGAGAATTCAGGAGCAATGCTGACTATCAGTACCAACTATTGCGGTGTAACGTAGACTTGTTAAAGATAATTCAGCTAGGACTGACATTTATGAACGAGCAAGGAGAATACCCTCCAGGAACTTCAACTTGGCAGTttaattttaagtttaatttaac GGAGGACATGTATGCCCAGGACTCTATAGAGCTACTGACAACATCTGgtatccagtttaaaaaacatGAGGAGGAAGGAATTGAGACCCAGTACTTTGCAGAACTTCTTATGACATCAGGAGTGGTCCTCTGTGAAGGGGTCAAATGGCTATCATTTCATAG TGGTTATGACTTTGGCTATTTAATCAAAATCCTGACCAACTCTAATTTGCCTGAAGAAGAACTTGACTTCTTTGAGATCCTTCGATTGTTTTTTCCTGTGATTTATGATGTGAAGTACCTCATGAAAAGCTGCAAAAATCTCAAA ggTGGTTTACAGGAAGTTGCTGAACAGTTAGAGCTGGAACGGATAGGACCACAACATCAGGCAGGATCTGATTCCTTGCTTACAGGAATGGCCTTTTTCAAGATGAGAGAA ATGTTCTTTGAAGATCATATTGATGATGCCAAATATTGTGGTCATTTGTATGGCCTTGGTTCTGGTTCATCCTATGTACAGAATGGCACAGGGAATGCATATGAAGAGGAAGCCAACAAGCAGTCATGA
- the CNOT7 gene encoding CCR4-NOT transcription complex subunit 7 isoform X2, with protein MPAATVDHSQRICEVWACNLDEEMKKIRQDTEFPGVVARPIGEFRSNADYQYQLLRCNVDLLKIIQLGLTFMNEQGEYPPGTSTWQFNFKFNLTEDMYAQDSIELLTTSGIQFKKHEEEGIETQYFAELLMTSGVVLCEGVKWLSFHSGYDFGYLIKILTNSNLPEEELDFFEILRLFFPVIYDVKYLMKSCKNLKGGLQEVAEQLELERIGPQHQAGSDSLLTGMAFFKMREMFFEDHIDDAKYCGHLYGLGSGSSYVQNGTGNAYEEEANKQS; from the exons ATGCCAGCAGCAACTGTAGATCATAGCCAAAGAATTTGTGAAGTTTGGGCTTGCAACCTGGATGAAGAGATGAAGAAAATTCGTCAG GACACCGAGTTTCCAGGTGTGGTTGCAAGACCCATTGGAGAATTCAGGAGCAATGCTGACTATCAGTACCAACTATTGCGGTGTAACGTAGACTTGTTAAAGATAATTCAGCTAGGACTGACATTTATGAACGAGCAAGGAGAATACCCTCCAGGAACTTCAACTTGGCAGTttaattttaagtttaatttaac GGAGGACATGTATGCCCAGGACTCTATAGAGCTACTGACAACATCTGgtatccagtttaaaaaacatGAGGAGGAAGGAATTGAGACCCAGTACTTTGCAGAACTTCTTATGACATCAGGAGTGGTCCTCTGTGAAGGGGTCAAATGGCTATCATTTCATAG TGGTTATGACTTTGGCTATTTAATCAAAATCCTGACCAACTCTAATTTGCCTGAAGAAGAACTTGACTTCTTTGAGATCCTTCGATTGTTTTTTCCTGTGATTTATGATGTGAAGTACCTCATGAAAAGCTGCAAAAATCTCAAA ggTGGTTTACAGGAAGTTGCTGAACAGTTAGAGCTGGAACGGATAGGACCACAACATCAGGCAGGATCTGATTCCTTGCTTACAGGAATGGCCTTTTTCAAGATGAGAGAA ATGTTCTTTGAAGATCATATTGATGATGCCAAATATTGTGGTCATTTGTATGGCCTTGGTTCTGGTTCATCCTATGTACAGAATGGCACAGGGAATGCATATGAAGAGGAAGCCAACAAGCAGTCATGA
- the CNOT7 gene encoding CCR4-NOT transcription complex subunit 7 isoform X3 — protein sequence MPAATVDHSQRICEVWACNLDEEMKKIRQVIRKYNYVAMDTEFPGVVARPIGEFRSNADYQYQLLRCNVDLLKIIQLGLTFMNEQGEYPPGTSTWQFNFKFNLTEDMYAQDSIELLTTSGIQFKKHEEEGIETQYFAELLMTSGVVLCEGVKWLSFHSGYDFGYLIKILTNSNLPEEELDFFEILRLFFPVIYDVKYLMKSCKNLKGGLQEVAEQLELERIGPQHQAGSDSLLTGMAFFKMREV from the exons ATGCCAGCAGCAACTGTAGATCATAGCCAAAGAATTTGTGAAGTTTGGGCTTGCAACCTGGATGAAGAGATGAAGAAAATTCGTCAGGTTATCCGAAAATATAATTATGTTGCTATG GACACCGAGTTTCCAGGTGTGGTTGCAAGACCCATTGGAGAATTCAGGAGCAATGCTGACTATCAGTACCAACTATTGCGGTGTAACGTAGACTTGTTAAAGATAATTCAGCTAGGACTGACATTTATGAACGAGCAAGGAGAATACCCTCCAGGAACTTCAACTTGGCAGTttaattttaagtttaatttaac GGAGGACATGTATGCCCAGGACTCTATAGAGCTACTGACAACATCTGgtatccagtttaaaaaacatGAGGAGGAAGGAATTGAGACCCAGTACTTTGCAGAACTTCTTATGACATCAGGAGTGGTCCTCTGTGAAGGGGTCAAATGGCTATCATTTCATAG TGGTTATGACTTTGGCTATTTAATCAAAATCCTGACCAACTCTAATTTGCCTGAAGAAGAACTTGACTTCTTTGAGATCCTTCGATTGTTTTTTCCTGTGATTTATGATGTGAAGTACCTCATGAAAAGCTGCAAAAATCTCAAA ggTGGTTTACAGGAAGTTGCTGAACAGTTAGAGCTGGAACGGATAGGACCACAACATCAGGCAGGATCTGATTCCTTGCTTACAGGAATGGCCTTTTTCAAGATGAGAGAAGTATGA